One Ignavibacterium sp. DNA segment encodes these proteins:
- a CDS encoding DEAD/DEAH box helicase family protein, whose protein sequence is MLTNKTVLFHFLLEQFGFSSFDDLRNKYKDYELGYDVPGNSIFYQMLSRETLQFGLLKLKGYEDNIIKHLAVINRSRERKISLKYFQYFSLIFTEYYLDNYFNDKYEFCDKLNQYLHGYNNSRRLDLPHYQTEELNKLSYWNATGSGKTFILHFNILQYKHYSNYYGTNANNYILLTPSEMMSKQHLEDLATDSIEADYYLNNKMGDQVKVIDIHKIRESKKGEGVTIGVDEFEQSNALFVDEGHKGSSGEDESVWRFLREKIGFNGFTFEYSATFGQISGSLQDEYAKNIIFDYSYGKFHRDGYGKDYWIHNISDNRYIENNEGKQNYLLLNLLLFVQQVLFYKNNKNEIEEYNIENPLLIFIGHTVNPKATSKSEKEDNTVTVSDVKILLEFIKDFLDNGSKYKRYIQNIFSNEGIYKEDYYTKLIYIKERLNDSERVYRFIIKEVFNAVEPDQLILWVISKADGEIALRLKGSENYFGLINIGDVSTFKTSLENEFTFEQDKLTEPLFDTISANKEKPINLLIGARKFIEGWNSYRVSSIGLINFGRAEGAQIIQLFGRGVRLRGKNHSLKRSERNEYQNIDIVETLNIFGLNADYMKKFRDDLSQEGVKVRKSEKIFRIVPKENLSNLGLTSLKKKDNITPFNQTEEVKIEVNKNIKVIIDLSTKRLLVTAEGQSNDSADRLKTTAIEDKIKKYIKWDDIYLSLLKFKREKRFNNLRIEKTELPGLLNEIDFELYTDDVLAVKSYEDIKKVNKVVLLIFEQYITLFFNRKLNVYEGQHLETVPLSSNHPNLAGIDYVVELIETDDEGNPLHNIEQILNDIEQIINSTEPAYPINLKNNTVINNTWLEEHLYQPLLDDEDNQTLAINRKKLITSIRPKGLNKGERTFIQDLRTYIEENKDFFEDKELYLLRNQSRKGFGFYFESSGGFYPDFILWIKQADKQYLTFIDPHGLRNEADGFQSDKIQLSNKIKDLELNDDNLILNSFILSVTPLHQIAHFRNSEEAEQFNVLQIGSTDYIEKIINKIVS, encoded by the coding sequence TTTCAAGTTTTGATGACTTGAGGAATAAATATAAGGATTATGAACTTGGTTATGATGTTCCGGGAAATTCAATTTTTTACCAGATGCTTAGTCGCGAAACTTTACAATTTGGGCTGCTGAAACTGAAAGGATATGAAGATAATATTATAAAGCATTTGGCAGTTATTAACAGAAGCCGTGAAAGAAAAATAAGTTTAAAGTATTTTCAGTATTTCTCGCTAATATTTACTGAATATTATTTGGATAATTATTTTAATGATAAATATGAATTCTGTGATAAGCTGAATCAGTATTTACACGGATATAATAACTCGCGGCGTTTAGACTTACCGCATTATCAAACAGAAGAATTAAATAAACTTTCATACTGGAATGCAACGGGTTCCGGGAAAACATTTATACTTCATTTCAATATTCTTCAATACAAACACTACAGCAATTACTACGGGACAAATGCAAATAATTATATTTTGCTTACACCCAGTGAAATGATGAGCAAACAGCACTTGGAAGATTTAGCCACCGATTCTATTGAAGCTGACTATTACTTAAATAATAAAATGGGTGACCAGGTTAAAGTAATTGATATTCATAAGATAAGAGAATCAAAAAAAGGTGAAGGAGTAACAATCGGAGTTGATGAATTTGAACAAAGCAATGCTCTTTTTGTAGATGAAGGACATAAAGGCTCATCGGGTGAAGATGAAAGCGTTTGGAGATTTTTAAGAGAAAAAATCGGATTTAATGGTTTTACCTTTGAATACAGTGCAACGTTTGGACAAATAAGCGGTTCGCTTCAAGATGAATACGCAAAAAATATAATATTTGATTATTCGTATGGTAAATTTCACAGAGATGGCTACGGAAAGGACTATTGGATTCATAATATAAGCGATAACAGATACATTGAGAATAATGAAGGAAAGCAAAATTATCTTCTTCTGAATTTACTCCTATTTGTGCAGCAAGTTTTGTTTTATAAAAATAATAAGAATGAAATTGAGGAATACAATATTGAAAATCCGCTGCTAATTTTTATCGGGCATACGGTGAATCCAAAAGCAACGAGTAAAAGCGAGAAAGAAGACAATACTGTAACAGTTAGTGATGTTAAAATATTATTGGAGTTTATTAAAGATTTTCTTGATAACGGGAGCAAATACAAAAGATATATTCAAAATATATTCTCAAATGAAGGAATATATAAAGAAGATTATTATACAAAATTGATTTACATAAAAGAACGATTGAATGATTCAGAAAGGGTATACAGATTTATAATAAAAGAAGTATTTAATGCTGTTGAACCAGACCAACTTATATTATGGGTAATTTCAAAAGCTGATGGGGAAATTGCACTAAGACTAAAAGGAAGTGAAAATTATTTTGGTTTAATAAATATTGGTGATGTATCTACTTTTAAGACAAGTCTGGAGAATGAATTTACTTTTGAACAAGATAAGCTGACAGAGCCTTTATTTGATACAATATCCGCAAATAAAGAAAAGCCTATAAACTTATTAATTGGTGCGAGGAAATTTATTGAGGGATGGAACAGCTATAGGGTTTCATCAATTGGACTAATTAATTTTGGGCGTGCAGAGGGAGCTCAAATAATACAGTTATTTGGAAGAGGAGTGCGTTTAAGGGGTAAAAATCATTCGCTTAAAAGAAGTGAGCGAAATGAATATCAAAATATTGATATTGTTGAGACGCTGAATATATTCGGATTGAATGCTGATTATATGAAAAAATTCAGAGATGATTTGAGCCAGGAAGGTGTTAAAGTAAGAAAGAGTGAGAAAATATTTAGAATTGTGCCAAAGGAAAATTTAAGTAACCTTGGATTAACCAGCCTAAAAAAGAAAGATAATATTACTCCATTTAATCAAACTGAAGAAGTGAAGATTGAGGTAAATAAAAACATAAAGGTGATTATTGACCTAAGTACTAAAAGACTATTGGTAACTGCAGAAGGACAAAGTAATGATAGTGCAGATAGATTAAAAACCACTGCAATAGAAGATAAAATAAAAAAGTATATCAAATGGGACGATATTTATTTAAGTCTATTAAAATTTAAAAGAGAGAAAAGATTTAATAATCTAAGAATAGAAAAAACTGAATTACCGGGATTGTTGAATGAAATAGATTTTGAACTATACACTGATGATGTGCTTGCTGTTAAAAGTTATGAAGATATTAAAAAAGTGAATAAAGTTGTGCTTCTAATTTTTGAACAATACATAACATTATTCTTTAACAGAAAATTAAATGTGTACGAAGGCCAACATTTAGAAACGGTGCCACTAAGCAGTAACCACCCAAATTTAGCTGGAATTGATTATGTTGTTGAATTGATAGAAACTGACGATGAAGGAAACCCGCTGCACAACATCGAACAAATTCTTAATGATATTGAGCAAATTATAAATAGCACTGAACCGGCATATCCGATAAATCTTAAAAACAATACAGTTATTAATAACACTTGGCTTGAGGAACATTTATACCAGCCGTTATTAGATGATGAGGATAATCAGACACTTGCAATCAACAGGAAGAAATTAATTACTTCAATTAGACCAAAAGGATTGAATAAAGGTGAAAGAACTTTTATTCAAGATTTGAGAACTTATATTGAAGAGAATAAAGATTTTTTTGAGGATAAGGAATTATATCTATTGAGAAATCAAAGCAGAAAAGGATTTGGTTTTTACTTTGAATCTTCCGGTGGATTTTATCCAGATTTTATTTTATGGATCAAACAAGCTGACAAACAATATTTAACATTTATTGATCCACACGGTTTAAGAAATGAGGCAGATGGATTTCAAAGCGATAAAATACAACTGTCTAACAAGATAAAAGATTTAGAGCTAAATGATGATAATCTTATTCTAA